A window of the Streptomyces sp. NBC_00454 genome harbors these coding sequences:
- a CDS encoding helix-turn-helix domain-containing protein, with product MERIIEEIREDLNRRIPAAAERLADRTSAEDPAYAAYAALLGRAALRDRIQHVLRQAVEDLVRASRGLPPDLSDARAQGALRAGQGLPLDSLLRMYRLCGRLLWQTLTEAVAAHDRAALPRLLPGAPALWDVIDRMADAAAESYRRAEAVPGERERELRAALLDALLDGTGSAAEAARTAERLGLPERGRFAVAVLGAGSGSGSGSGAPAGPPPTGAPRVLWRIRGDGETGLVELGHHPLESVRELLAPLGANAGVSPVVTAPAELARARLLAVLALRTTPAAKGPRTVLLDERLPAALVAAEPELADRLRRVVLGPVLALAPEDRRVLLTTLGTWLTCQGSTTYAAQRLYCHRNTVSNRLRRLEQLTGRTLSDPAHVVELALAHTAVTQHRKAERAPATAPAAAPATAPVPVPPPAASPPSRTPAGTARRLPPPPA from the coding sequence ATGGAGCGGATCATCGAGGAGATACGCGAGGACCTGAACCGCCGGATACCGGCGGCGGCGGAGCGGCTCGCCGACCGCACGTCGGCCGAGGACCCGGCCTACGCCGCCTACGCCGCCCTGCTCGGCCGGGCCGCACTGCGCGACCGGATCCAGCACGTGCTGCGCCAGGCCGTCGAGGACCTGGTCCGCGCCTCCCGCGGCCTGCCGCCCGACCTCTCCGACGCCCGCGCCCAGGGCGCGCTCCGCGCCGGGCAGGGGCTCCCGCTCGACTCCCTGCTGCGGATGTACCGGCTCTGCGGCCGCCTGCTGTGGCAGACCCTGACCGAGGCCGTCGCCGCACACGACCGGGCCGCGCTGCCCCGGCTGCTGCCCGGGGCGCCCGCGCTGTGGGACGTGATCGACCGGATGGCGGACGCGGCGGCCGAGTCGTACCGCCGGGCCGAGGCGGTCCCCGGCGAGCGCGAACGCGAGCTCCGGGCGGCCCTGCTCGACGCCCTGCTCGACGGAACCGGATCCGCCGCGGAGGCCGCCCGCACGGCGGAGCGGCTCGGTCTGCCGGAGCGCGGCCGGTTCGCGGTGGCGGTCCTCGGAGCCGGGTCCGGGTCCGGGTCCGGGTCCGGCGCACCCGCGGGACCGCCACCCACCGGGGCCCCGCGCGTGCTGTGGCGGATCCGCGGCGACGGGGAGACCGGGCTCGTGGAGCTGGGCCACCATCCGCTGGAATCCGTACGGGAGCTGCTCGCGCCGCTCGGCGCGAACGCCGGGGTCAGCCCGGTGGTCACGGCGCCCGCCGAGCTGGCGCGGGCCCGCCTGCTGGCCGTCCTCGCGCTGCGCACCACCCCCGCCGCGAAGGGCCCGCGGACCGTGCTGCTCGACGAACGGCTGCCCGCGGCGCTGGTCGCGGCGGAGCCCGAACTCGCCGACCGGCTGCGCCGGGTGGTGCTGGGTCCGGTGCTGGCGCTGGCGCCGGAGGACCGCCGGGTGCTGCTGACCACCCTGGGCACCTGGCTGACCTGCCAGGGCTCGACCACGTACGCCGCGCAGCGGCTGTACTGCCACCGCAACACCGTCTCCAACCGGCTGCGCCGCCTGGAGCAGCTCACCGGCCGCACCCTCTCGGATCCCGCGCACGTGGTGGAGCTGGCGCTGGCCCACACGGCGGTCACCCAGCACCGGAAGGCGGAACGCGCCCCCGCTACTGCCCCCGCTGCCGCGCCCGCTACTGCGCCCGTTCCTGTGCCCCCTCCGGCGGCTTCGCCCCCTTCGCGGACTCCAGCAGGTACGGCACGTCGATTACCGCCACCCCCGGCGTGA
- a CDS encoding TetR/AcrR family transcriptional regulator, which yields MRQNPQRRAALLDAAIEVLAREGSRGLTLRAVDAEAAVPTGTSSNYFANRAQLLVQILHRTRERLTPDPAELAGPHDTKVLLGRLLERMRRERSVHTAMLELRLEATRRPELQEALAGFQGAELEANIDWHLAAGLPGDRQGVVLLYLAMLGLIVDDLTAPGLLDPYPVEGLIEAMVERLLPERPAD from the coding sequence ATGCGCCAGAATCCGCAGCGCCGCGCCGCGCTGCTCGACGCCGCCATCGAAGTGCTCGCCCGCGAGGGCTCGCGGGGACTGACCCTGCGCGCGGTGGACGCGGAGGCGGCGGTGCCGACCGGCACCTCCTCCAACTACTTCGCCAACCGCGCCCAGCTCCTCGTACAGATCCTGCACCGCACCCGGGAGCGGCTGACCCCCGACCCGGCGGAGCTGGCCGGCCCGCACGACACCAAGGTGCTCCTCGGCCGCCTCCTGGAGCGCATGCGCCGCGAACGCAGCGTCCACACGGCGATGCTGGAGCTGCGCCTGGAGGCCACCCGGCGGCCCGAGCTCCAGGAGGCGCTGGCCGGGTTCCAGGGCGCCGAACTCGAGGCCAACATCGACTGGCACCTGGCGGCGGGGCTGCCCGGGGACCGGCAGGGCGTGGTGCTGCTGTACCTGGCCATGCTGGGGCTGATCGTGGACGACCTGACCGCGCCCGGACTGCTCGACCCCTACCCGGTGGAGGGGCTCATCGAAGCGATGGTCGAGCGCCTCCTCCCGGAGCGCCCCGCGGACTGA
- a CDS encoding DUF6461 domain-containing protein — protein MADITGGGQGFGGDFGRSGAGRADGGAGGGGEGVQWLADWDAWYVSLTFARGIGPEELAARLGALPGIHPGPLGAIDAWSMVTETVDGDGVARVGSWGGWSFAVEHGMPAGAQRLAEVSRSGVEAVHLDPQPDHPPKQFAYALDGELVCCFALGEECWRGGHRPDFLLPELVEAKILAPDGSYARPEDEPCADRDRLTLSVLEHRFALSLPRRLVEEAPLPAFVTCTQ, from the coding sequence ATGGCGGACATCACCGGAGGCGGGCAGGGCTTCGGCGGGGACTTCGGCCGGTCCGGCGCCGGCCGCGCGGACGGGGGCGCGGGTGGCGGCGGCGAGGGCGTCCAGTGGCTGGCGGACTGGGACGCCTGGTACGTCAGCCTGACCTTCGCCCGCGGCATCGGCCCCGAGGAACTCGCGGCGCGGCTGGGAGCGTTGCCCGGAATCCACCCCGGGCCGCTGGGAGCCATCGACGCGTGGAGCATGGTCACCGAGACCGTGGACGGCGACGGGGTGGCGAGGGTCGGCAGCTGGGGCGGCTGGTCCTTCGCCGTGGAACACGGGATGCCGGCCGGGGCGCAGCGATTGGCCGAAGTGTCCCGCTCCGGGGTGGAAGCGGTCCACCTCGACCCGCAGCCCGACCATCCGCCCAAGCAGTTCGCGTACGCCCTGGACGGCGAGCTGGTCTGCTGCTTCGCGCTCGGCGAGGAGTGCTGGCGCGGCGGCCACCGGCCCGACTTCCTCCTCCCGGAGCTGGTCGAGGCCAAGATCCTCGCCCCGGACGGCAGCTACGCCCGCCCCGAGGACGAACCCTGCGCGGACCGCGACCGCCTCACCCTCTCCGTGCTGGAACACCGCTTCGCCCTGTCCCTGCCGCGCCGCCTGGTGGAGGAGGCCCCGCTCCCGGCCTTCGTGACCTGCACGCAGTAG
- a CDS encoding APC family permease codes for MRRINAKRVLVGEPLDTARLGETLLPKRLALPIFCSDPLSSVAYATEEILLILALGGVTLLHLAWYAAAAIVFLLVVVVASYRQTCYAYPGGGGAYIVSSKNLGPTAALTAASALLVDYVMTVAVSVVSGVSAITSAVPSLSTHEVPLSVGFVVLLTLMNLRGVRESGRVFAVPTYGFVLVIYLMFAVAAYRLATGDVIRAESAELPITAEGTYAGLAVVLLALRAFASGCTALTGVEAISNGVPAFQKPKSKNAATTLAAMGALAVTMFAGITVLAMNYKVHVAADPTELGLAPGTPMSTALAQIGRATFGSWDFLFYLLQAVTAGVLILAANTAFNGFPMLASILAKDRYVPRQLFNRGDRLVYSNGVVLLALAAIALIIAFDAELTRLIQLYIIGVFVSFTLSQAGMVRHWRQELAAPETRKEERIHIHRRLLINAVGAVMTSVVLVIVLITKFTHGAWLVVIAMPLLFLGMKGVRRHYDTVAREVAVAPGVKPRKPARHHVIVLVASVHAPTLKALGFAMGLRPDTLTALSVAADEEDADRLRADWAEHDPGIPLKVLHSPYREVVGPVLSYVQEQAAAEGTDMLSVVIPEYVVGHWWEQPLHNQNALRLKARLLFTPGVAVIDVPYLLESAKGAKPPEGAQERAQ; via the coding sequence TCCCGATCTTCTGCAGCGACCCGCTCTCCTCCGTGGCCTACGCCACCGAGGAGATCCTGCTGATCCTCGCGCTCGGCGGGGTCACATTGCTCCACCTCGCCTGGTACGCGGCCGCCGCCATCGTCTTCCTCCTCGTGGTCGTCGTCGCCTCCTACCGGCAGACCTGCTACGCCTACCCGGGCGGCGGCGGCGCCTACATCGTCAGCTCCAAGAACCTCGGCCCCACCGCCGCCCTCACCGCGGCGAGCGCCCTCCTCGTCGACTACGTCATGACGGTCGCCGTCTCCGTGGTTTCCGGCGTCTCCGCCATCACCTCCGCCGTCCCCTCCCTCTCCACCCACGAAGTCCCCCTGTCGGTGGGTTTCGTGGTGCTCCTGACCCTGATGAACCTGCGCGGCGTACGGGAGTCGGGACGGGTCTTCGCCGTCCCCACCTACGGCTTCGTCCTCGTCATCTACCTCATGTTCGCGGTGGCCGCCTACCGGCTGGCGACCGGTGACGTCATCCGCGCCGAATCCGCCGAACTCCCGATCACGGCCGAGGGCACGTACGCCGGGCTCGCCGTGGTCCTGCTCGCCCTGCGGGCCTTCGCCTCCGGCTGTACCGCGCTGACCGGAGTCGAGGCCATCAGCAACGGCGTCCCCGCCTTCCAGAAGCCGAAGAGCAAGAACGCGGCGACCACCCTCGCCGCGATGGGCGCCCTCGCCGTGACCATGTTCGCCGGGATCACCGTCCTCGCCATGAACTACAAGGTGCACGTGGCGGCCGACCCGACCGAGCTGGGCCTGGCCCCCGGAACCCCGATGTCCACCGCGCTGGCCCAGATCGGCCGGGCCACCTTCGGCAGCTGGGACTTCCTCTTCTACCTGCTCCAGGCCGTCACGGCCGGCGTGCTGATCCTCGCCGCGAACACCGCCTTCAACGGCTTCCCGATGCTCGCCTCGATCCTGGCCAAGGACCGGTACGTACCGCGCCAGCTCTTCAACCGCGGCGACCGGCTCGTCTACTCCAACGGCGTCGTCCTGCTGGCCCTGGCCGCCATCGCCCTCATCATCGCCTTCGACGCCGAGCTGACCCGGCTCATCCAGCTCTACATCATCGGCGTCTTCGTCTCCTTCACCCTGTCCCAGGCGGGCATGGTCCGGCACTGGAGGCAGGAGCTCGCCGCGCCCGAGACGCGCAAGGAGGAACGGATCCACATCCACCGCCGGCTCCTGATCAACGCCGTCGGCGCCGTCATGACCTCCGTGGTGCTGGTCATCGTCCTGATCACCAAGTTCACCCACGGAGCCTGGCTGGTCGTCATCGCGATGCCGCTGCTCTTCCTCGGCATGAAGGGCGTACGCCGCCACTACGACACCGTGGCGCGGGAAGTGGCCGTCGCACCCGGGGTCAAACCGCGCAAGCCCGCCCGGCACCACGTCATCGTCCTGGTCGCCTCCGTGCACGCGCCGACCCTCAAGGCCCTCGGCTTCGCCATGGGGCTGCGGCCCGACACCCTGACGGCCCTCTCGGTGGCCGCCGACGAGGAGGACGCGGACCGGCTGCGCGCGGACTGGGCGGAGCACGACCCCGGCATCCCCCTCAAGGTGCTGCACTCCCCGTACCGGGAGGTGGTCGGGCCGGTCCTGTCCTACGTGCAGGAGCAGGCGGCCGCCGAGGGGACGGACATGCTGTCGGTGGTGATCCCGGAGTACGTGGTCGGGCACTGGTGGGAGCAGCCCCTGCACAACCAGAACGCGCTGCGGCTCAAGGCGCGACTGCTGTTCACGCCGGGGGTGGCGGTAATCGACGTGCCGTACCTGCTGGAGTCCGCGAAGGGGGCGAAGCCGCCGGAGGGGGCACAGGAACGGGCGCAGTAG